One Argiope bruennichi chromosome 5, qqArgBrue1.1, whole genome shotgun sequence DNA segment encodes these proteins:
- the LOC129968458 gene encoding uncharacterized protein LOC129968458 produces MPRHLMLNRLAVWLTIACISIKGTQAGILKYGMRLQPPSSVAPLQNHQTVLNKTLNAKTGVQDIPSKVNVPAAIRRSDNEASHLLPGSNVKTKKYDAVKPLITSQQATFINSELPKDNSKRPATFFFTQVEPHRFEYRAMFQHHGQIPSNVFQPFVHDFEGFGKDFPPLPKFPTFPDLPGFFPEHKDPFPNFHHSPFPTIPPPEEIKRHWQPPIVPIPPRPTIDENFEGPLKNYDVVLGHTRYPKIFRFNEERVNIEDFDREKKLRFYRLGRKEQNELSEPENVKRDQLLILHGGIFTVQEPPLFNKHRLVKKRRKPGGFGLHQPRI; encoded by the exons ATGCCGCGACATTTAATG cttAACAGGTTAGCAGTATGGTTGACCATAGCCTGTATCAGCATAAAAGGCACACAAGCAGGCATCTTAAAATATGGAATGAGATTACAGCCTCCATCAAGTGTTGCACCTTTACAAAATCATCAAACTGTGCTCAATAAAACTCTAAATGCAAAAACAGGAGTACAAGATATTCCAAGTAAAGTGAATGTACCAGCTGCCATAAGAAGGAGTGACAATGAAGCAAGTCACTTGCTGCCGGGGTCTAATGTTAAAACTAAGAAATATGATGCAGTTAAACCATTAATCACATCTCAACAGGCAACTTTCATAAACTCAGAGTTGCCAAAAGACAATTCTAAAAGACCTGCAACATTCTTTTTCACTCAAGTAGAGCCACATCGATTTGAATATCGAGCCATGTTTCAACATCATGGGCAAATTCCTAGTAATGTCTTTCAACCATTTGTGCATGACTTTGAAGGATTTGGAAAAGATTTTCCACCTCTGCCAAAATTTCCTACCTTTCCAGATTTGCCAGGATTCTTTCCAGAGCATAAAGATCCATTCCCAAACTTTCATCATAGTCCATTTCCAACCATTCCACCACCAGAGGAGATCAAACGTCATTGGCAACCACCTATAGTGCCAATTCCTCCACGGCCAACAATTGATGAAAACTTTGAAGGCCCACTAAAAAATTATGACGTTGTGCTAGGACACACACGATATCCAAAGATCTTCAGATTCAATGAAGAAAGAGTTAATATAGAGGACTTTGAtagagaaaagaaattaagattttatcgGCTTGGGAGAAAAGAACAGAATGAATTATCTGAACCTGAAAATGTAAAGCGTGATCAGTTACTTATTTTACATGGAGGTATATTTACAGTTCAAGAGCCACCCTTATTCAACAAACATCGGCTAGTCAAAAAGAGGAGAAAACCTGGTGGATTTGGATTGCATCAACCAAGAATATAg